The genomic DNA GGTATCAACCGCGATACTTTTCTATCACCAAGGTGGCGTTGGTCCCGCCGAACCCAAAGCTGTTTGACATCACACGCGTCAGTGCTTGCTCTCGCGGTTGCGTCACAATATCTAACCCTTCAGCCGCGGGATCCAAGTTATCAACATTGATACTCGGCGCGACAAAGCCTTGTTCAAGCATCAGGGTTGAATAGATGGCTTCGTGCACCCCTGCTGCGCCGAGCGCGTGACCTGTCATTGACTTGGTGGCTGAAATGGCTGGGCTCTTACCGCCAAACACTTCCTGGATCGCCCCAAGCTCTTTCACATCCCCTACTGGGGTTGAGGTCCCGTGCGTGTTGATGTAATCAACCTCACCATCCACATCTTGCATCGCCATGTTCATGCAGCGCACTGCGCCTTCACCCGACGGCGCAACCATGTCATAACCGTCAGACGTTGCACCGTAACCGACAATTTCACCATAGATGGTCGCACCACGTGCTAGCGCATGTTCAAGCTCTTCCACGACCAGCATGCCACCGCCACCAGAGATCACGAAACCGTCTCGGTCCGCGTCATAGGTGCGAGATGCCTTCTTCGGATCGTCGTTGTATTTGGTTGACAGCGCGCCCATGGCGTCAAACATCATGGTCAGTGACCAGTCCAGCTCTTCACCGCCACCGGCAAAGACCACGTCCTGTTTGCCAAGCTGAATCAGCTCAAGGGCGTGACCAATACAATGTGCCGAGGTCGCGCACGCTGAGCTCATGGTGTAGTTCACCCCTTTGATTTGAAATGGGGTAGCTAGGCACGCAGAGACCGTGGATGACATGGTACGTGGCACCATGTAAGGCCCAACACGCTTCACCCCTTTTTCGCGTAACGTATCAACCGCAGTGACTTGGTTAACCGATGACGCGCCACCTGAACCGGCGACTAAGCCAGTTCGTGGGTTAGAAACCTGCTCAGGTGCTAGGCCCGAGTCTTCAATTGCTTGCTCCATTGCCAAGTAGGCAAAGCCAGCCGCGTCACCCATAAAGCGCATTCTTTT from Salinivibrio kushneri includes the following:
- the fabB gene encoding beta-ketoacyl-ACP synthase I yields the protein MKRAVITGMGIVSSIGNNVKEVLESLKAGKSGINFSQQFADMKLRSNVWGDLKLNPADHIDRKRMRFMGDAAGFAYLAMEQAIEDSGLAPEQVSNPRTGLVAGSGGASSVNQVTAVDTLREKGVKRVGPYMVPRTMSSTVSACLATPFQIKGVNYTMSSACATSAHCIGHALELIQLGKQDVVFAGGGEELDWSLTMMFDAMGALSTKYNDDPKKASRTYDADRDGFVISGGGGMLVVEELEHALARGATIYGEIVGYGATSDGYDMVAPSGEGAVRCMNMAMQDVDGEVDYINTHGTSTPVGDVKELGAIQEVFGGKSPAISATKSMTGHALGAAGVHEAIYSTLMLEQGFVAPSINVDNLDPAAEGLDIVTQPREQALTRVMSNSFGFGGTNATLVIEKYRG